The region AAAGGGGAAAGGAACAGGAATTCGGTTCGATGCATCATTGTCTGTATTTTATTGAGGAGAGAGCGGCCAATGGCAAGCGGTGTTCAAATTCATTATTACAAAGTGTGCAAGCGGAAATTATGGTTGTTTTCCAAAGGGATTGGAATGGAAGAAGAGCATGAACGGGTGATCGAAGGAAAGATTTTGCACGATCGGGCGTATCCACGCTTGGATGAGAGAGAAATTCTGGCTCTTCACCACAAGTTGTACTTGATGATTTAAGATCGGTGTGCATAGCGAAAATAGAGGGTACAAAAAATGCGAATTTTCCTGTATGGTAAAGGTGACCAAACCAAACCATTGGAGGAAAATTCGCATGTACTCTCAGTTTATCAAAGAACTTATCGATTTACCAGATGTTTTGATTCAAAAGGTGCGAAAAGAAGGAGATCGTTGGATTTTCGAACTTTCTCTACCTGAACAATGCCCATTATGTCCTGTCTGCTTGAAACGCACGATCAAAATGACAGGAAAAAAGAAGCAATGGATGCATGGCTATGCTCAACGAATCGGGATTTTTTGGATTGAACTTCCTGTCGAGCGCAGACGTTGTAGTACGTGTGGCATGACGTTCAGCACGTCTTATCCAGGAATCTCCCCTCGAAGTGTGGCAACAGACGCTTTTCAGCAATGGGTGGCGCAATCTTGCATCGGGACATCCATTCAGGCAGTAGCTCGGATGCTCAAACTCCCTTACACGACCGTGGAACGTTGGTTTTATACCCATGCCCCTTCCTTCCTATCGAATGATATCCAACCAAAGGCGGTTTGTGTCGATGAATTTGCCTTTCGAAAAGGGCATGACTACGGAGTGGCGATCATGGATGCCGAGACGGGAGAAGTGTATGCCATCGAAGCTGGAAAGAACGAGGAAGCCATCAGACGTGCGTTGGCGCATGTGTCTCGTTCTGTTCAGTATGTCGTAAGCGATTTAGCCCCAGCGATGAAAAAAGCCATTCAAGGGGGTTGCCCAGAGGCGACACACGTGGTCGATTATTTCCATGTCATTCAGCTGTTTACGGATGCTTTAGATCGTTGCCGCAAATATGTAGACAAAGGAAGCAGGAAACACGGAAATGTTCGTTACGTTTGCCGTTTATTGAGCACATGCCCAGAGAAATTGACGGAGGAAGAACGTCAAATCGTACGAGAATGGTGTAATGAAAGCGATGACTTAAAGTCGGTCTACCAATCGCTCCAACATTTTCGTTATGTGTCCAAAAGCAAAGACGAGCAACAGGCGAAACGACGTTTGGAGTCTTGGATTCATCGGTATTCGTTTTGTCCTTGTTCGGTTGTGCGCGCGATTGCAAAAGCGCTCGTCAAGCGAACAGAAGAAATCGTTTCTTGCATTTTATCCCCTTACTCGAATGGGAAAATGGAAGGAACGAACAACAAGATCAAGCTGATCAAACGTCGAGGATATGGATACAGAAATATCCAGCGTTTTGCATTACGGGTTCGGTTAGAAACGACTAACATACTTTAATGGCAGGTGCAAGTACAACTTTTGGTGATGAACCGAAATTCTCATTGATGACACATTTAAACTAGATGCATTAGAGGATGAATACGTTCGCGAAATCAAAATCTCCAGTAAAATGGCCGAAGCGGATCGTTTTCAAATGTTGTACTATCTTTACGAACTGAAAAAACGAGGCATTCATAAAAAAGGATTGATCAGCTATACGAAGGAAAGAAAGACGGAGGAAGTGATATTAACAGAAGAAGACGAGCGAAAGGTGGAAAAGGCTTTAAAAGACATCTATCAAATTTTGCAACTTCCCTCTCCCCCGCCTCTTAAAAAACTATCATATTGTCCAAAGTGTGCATATTATGAATTTTGCTATGCACTGGAAGGTGACGAATGATGTTGAAAGATCATTATATTTTTTCGAACGGGCGGCTCAAGCGAAAGGACAATACGATTTATTTTTTAGATGAAAACGAAAACAAGAGATCGCTTCCTGTGCATCAAATCGAAAATTTATATGTATTTGGGGAAGTGGACTTCAACTCCGCGTTGCTTAATTTGTTAAGCCAGCATGAGGTCCATTTGCATATTTTCAACTATTACGGGTTCTATGCGGGAACGTTCTGTCCACGAAACAGAAAAGTGTCTGGTTTTACCGTTGTGCAACAGAGCGCCCATTATCTCGATAAAGGAAAACGGCTGTATATAGCAAAAATGTTTTTGGAAAGCGCTGTGCATCATATGTTGCGGAATATTCGCAGACATAAAGAGAAGACAGAGGTCTATATCCATCAAATCGAAGAAGAGGCAAAAAAACTGGACGCAGCGAGTACCGTTCAAGAGTTAATGGGAATTGAAGGCCGGATTCGCCAACATTATTATCAATCATTTAATGACATTTTGAGGCAGGATTTTACGTTTGAAAAGCGGACAAAGCAGCCTCCACGTGACCCGCTGAATGCTTTGATCTCATTCGGAAATTCATTGTGTTATACAACGGTATTAGGTGAAATCTACAAAACACCGCTTGATCCTACGGTTAGTTTTTTGCATGAACCGTCGACAAGGCGATTTTCATTAAGTTTGGATTTAGCCGAAATCTTTAAGCCATTGATCGTCGATCCGGTTATTATCGCTTCCATTAACAATCGGATCATTACCAATAAACATTTTGATGATATAGATGGAATGGTATTTTTAAATGAGGAAGGAAAGAAAAAGTTTATTATTGAGTGGGAGAATAAATTGGCTACATCCATCCAACATCGGAAGCTGAAAAGAAAAGTGAGTTATCGGCATTTTATACGATTGGAATGCTACAAGCTCATTAAACATTTCATTGGGGATGAACTATATAAACCGTTGAAAGCGTGGTGGTGAAACATGTTTGTCATCATTACGTATGACGTAGCGGAGAAGCGGGTCAACAAAGTTTGCAAAAAATTAAAGGAATACCTCACTTGGACGCAAAATAGCGTATTTGAAGGGGAGATTTCGAAAAGCCTGCTGATGAAGTGCATGTATGAATTGGAGATGATCATTGATAAAGAAGAAGACTCCATTTACTTATACGAAATAGGAAATCCGAAGAATATAAAAAAGCGGGTATTTGGTCAGGAAAAGAATTTTGATGAGTTGTTCCTCTAAGTTTTAAGAATTTGCAGTGAACCTCCTTTTAACGGATAAATGGGGAAAAGCTTGATTTATCAAGGGAAGTGTGTCATTATTTGCGCAGCATAGAAAACACAATTACTACTTTACTGCAAAATGAGGTATAATTGTTGTGTAGGCATTAGCCGGAATTCCCTGCTACATCAATGAATATTGCTTTGTAACTGATAGGGGTTTTATCTGAACGGAGAGGGATTTAAAGTGAAATGAAGGCGGAAATGGCCGCGGCGGAATGGCGTAGGTTTTATCTGAACGGAGAGGGATTTAAAGCAAGCAAGCCGGATGTAGATAACTATGCGAAATCCGTTTTATCTGAACGGAGAGGGATTTAAAGTCAAATGGTTCAATGAGCAGGACTGGGAACGATACCGTTTTATCTGAACGGAGAGGGATTTAAAGCAGAGATACACGTGGGACGGGATCGCGGAACAACTGCGTTTTATCTGAACGGAGAGGGATTTAAAGTTCTCATCAAACGTCACATCGCGCCTTGTTGCGCGTTTTATCTGAACGGAGAGGGATTTAAAGATAATAATAAAATAATGGCCACTTCAAAAGGAATGAAGTTTTATCTGAACGGAGAGGGATTTAAAGCCGGAAGGGTTAAATATTGGCTGGATTACTTGGTTTATAGTTTTATCTGAACGGAGAGGGATTTAAAGACGACGCGACTTCTGAATCGTCCGATCCGGAAGCGCGTTTTATCTGAACGGAGAGGGATTTAAAGCAGGGCGGACGTATTGAATTTGACTATTTAGTTAGTGTTTTATCTGAACGGAGAGGGATTTAAAGTGCTTTGTCGGATCATCTTCCCCCTCCTAGCGCATAGTTTTATCTGAACGGAGAGGGATTTAAAGTTGATCATTTTATCAATGTAAGCATTCATTTCCTTGTTTTATCTGAACGGAGAGGGATTTAAAGGTGTCTAACATCAAAGTAAAGATCATCAAACGATTTTTCGTTTTATCTGAACGGAGAGGGATTTAAAGCAAGTCCTCAACCCCATTTTCGTTTGGGATCATGATGTTTTATCTGAACGGAGAGGGATTTAAAGGAATTTTTCTTGTTCAATTTTCATACGTTCAATTTCGTTTTATCTGAACGGAGAGGGATTTAAAGTTCAATAGCTGCTTTACGATTCCACATAATTAATCATGTTTTATCTGAACGGAGAGGGATTTAAAGTTCGACACCAGAGCCGTTGCATTTGAAGCAAATTCCTGTTTTATCTGAACGGAGAGGGATTTAAAGTCAGATCACTGACACAATAAACGCAATAACAGCCATGTTTTATCTGAACGGAGAGGGATTTAAAGCGGCTCGGCGAATACAAGTCCGCTATCATACAGCGCCTGTTTTATCTGAACGGAGAGGGATTTAAAGTTCAATAGCTGCTTTACGATTCCACATAATTAATCATGTTTTATCTGAACGGAGAGGGATTTAAAGTTCGACACCAGAGCCGTTGCATTTGAAGCAAATTCCTGTTTTATCTGAACGGAGAGGGATTTAAAGTCAGATCACTGACACAATAAACGCAATAACAGCCATGTTTTATCTGAACGGAGAGGGATTTAAAGCGGCTCGGCGAATACAAGTCCGCTATCATACAGCGCCTGTTTTATCTGAACGGAGAGGGATTTAAAGTTAAAATCGGTGAGAAAGAAATCGGGCTGAAGGCTACGTTTTATCTGAACGGAGAGGGATTTAAAGAACATAAATTGCGCCGTCCACAAGGCATTCATATGTTTTATCTGAACGGAGAGGGATTTAAAGTGCGATTTTAGACATCCTGAAAATCGAAATGGAAGAGGTTTTATCTGAACGGAGAGGGATTTAAAGCCGATTTCAAGCGGCAGGCTGGCGAGCACCGTTCCGTTTTATCTGAACGGAGTGGGATTTAAAGAACCATTTCATCGCCGAAGTCGTTTTATTTGAACGGAGTGGGATTCAAAATCGGCGATAATGTGATGCCCGAGTTCGACAGTGACTAGGCAAACAAAATGCCTTTCGTCCCTTGATGCAAAAGTGACGAGAGACATTTGGGCACACTTTGGGCGTGTAGCTTAGGCGCGAGGATGGATGCCTAGGATCTTCGGAGGAGGCTCCAGCCCTAGAGCCGCAAAGAGTTGCGCTTGTTTGGCCGTCAGTTCAGTCCGTTGATGCAGGTCGCCGTTTTTGGAAGAAAAATGACCAAGCATGAGACGCTCACATTCGTCTCTTACTTTTGGCCATGATTCATGAGTCAGGAGAAAGGAATCGCGAAATGCTTTGGGCCAGACGTTCCAGGACGGCGCGATCCACTTCATCTGCGCGCCCAAACGAATCAATCACCTTCGCTTTCGCATATTTGGCCTTCGGATCCTATCCGTTGTGAGCAAGCTGGAGATACGCCACGGTCGTTCCGTCTTTGTTTTTGTGTGTTACTCGTCGTATGTACATGCCTATATTATAAACGATATTAGGCTTTTTAAAAGGATAAATTGTCAATTCGTGTGCCTGTGAAATTCAGCTCTTTTTTCTAGGATCCGTATGGCGAAATCCTTGATATCACAGCATTTTGGTCATTTTCATTTGCCTAAAATGGCCTCAAAACTGTCGAACTCGGGTGATGCGAGTCGTGCGCAATCGAAGCGGCGATGGCGCCTGTTTTGAACCCGAAGCCGCGGACGATGCCAAGGCCGCGATGGCGTTTGACGACCACAAGCTTCAGCAAATCCCGTTCGACCGAAGGGGAAAAGGCCCCGTCGCGGACATCGACTTCGGTGACAAGATGGTTCGTATGCAAATGGTTTGGGATGATCTCAATGACATGGGCTTTGTTTCCTTTCCGCATCGGAATGCGAAGATCGGCTTCGGTGACCGGTTGGCAACGGATGGATTGCCGCAATGTTGGTTCAATGCCGCAAGCCGATCGTTCGGAACGGAATGTGGCCTGCCCCTGCTCGGCCACCTGTTTTCCGGATTTAAATACGTGAGAGATTTTCAGCGTTTCCAAATCCTCAACGAACAAAAAGTCGGCGTCATACCCCGGGGCGACAGCGCCCTTCGTCGACAACCGGTAGCACTCGGCGGCGTTTAATGTGGCCATCTGGATGGCCAGAAGCGGGTCGAGCCCGGCGCGAATGGCGAGCCGCACATTATGGTCGACGCTTCCTTCGAACCATAAGTCGTCGAGATGTTTATCGTCTGTGCAAAACAGAAAGCGGCGCGCGTTGTGCTCAGTGACGGCAGGAAGAAGTTTTTCGAGGTCTTTAGCGACTGATCCTTGGCGAATGAGCACGTACATGCCGCGGCGAATGCGTTCAAGCGCTTCGTCGACGGTGACGCATTCATGATCCGTATGGATGCGGGAGCTTCGGTAGACGTTGATGGCGTTGGCATCAAGGCCGGCCAAGTGGCCGTCGATCAGGCGGTTGGCGTTTGCCGCGAGCGCCAATTTGTCGAGCATCGACGGGTGTTGTTCCCTTAATGACGGATAGTCCATCACTTCCGACAATCCGAGAACGCGTTCATCGTTGAAAAACGGCGCCAGTTCCGCGGTGGATAAGATGGCTCCGGCATGTTCAAATGAGGCGGCCGGCACGCACGACGGCAACATCATATACACATCGAGCGGCGTCCGTTTCGCATCATCGAGCATAAACTGGATGCCGTGGATGCCGGCGACGTTCGCGATTTCGTGCGGATCGGCGATCACCGTGGTGACCCCATGCGGGAGAACGACGCGGGCGAATTCGCTCGGGGGCACCATTGATGATTCGATATGCACATGTCCGTCAATCAGCCCCGGGCATACATAACGCCCTTCGGCATCGATCGTTTGCTTTCCCTCATAGCGGCCAATGCCGACGATCATCCCCTCAGCAATGGCGAGATCCCCTTCGATGATTTCGCGCGTAAACACGTTGACGATTTTCCCGTTTTTGATGACAAGGTCGGCTTTCGTTTGTTTCGCGGCGGCGGCGATTCGCGTCTGCAATGTCGAAGTCATGTCGTTCATTCTCCTTTCTGCCTGTGAATCGTGATCACCAGTGGAAATTGGCTTCATTGTACTGAGCTAGACGGCAGGTTGTCAACCGCTTCCGTTCATTTTTTTGACATATGCCTCTTTACAATGTAACAATGTTATGTTATGTTTATAACGAGAGGTGAGCCGATCATGGAACAGGAATTGATTTCGAAAAAAGAACTGCTGGAGCTGACCGGTATTTCGTACGGTCAGCTGTACCGCTGGAAGCGGAAAAAGCTCATTCCGGAAGAATGGTTTATTCGCAAATCGACATTCACCGGACAAGAGACCTTTTTCCCGAAAGAAAAAATATTGGCGCGCATTGAGAAAATCAAAGAGCTGAAAGATGAGCTGTCGCTTGATGAGCTGGCGGGCATGTTTGCGCCTGATCCGGCGGCGGTCGTCTTGACGAAAGAGGAAATTGCGAAACGTCACATTGTTTCGGATATGGTGCTGCAATGGTTGAATGACGAGTTGGGAGACCGCCAAGACGTGTCGTTTGCAGAGCTTCTTTCCTTTTACATCGTTGACCGACTCCTCCGCTCCGGTGAGATCAGTCTCGAAGAAGGGAAGAACATATGGAGGATGTTCGAGAGTCATTATCCAAAACTGCAAGGGAAATCATGCGAGCTGGTTGTTCTGCGCAAAATGGGGGTGACGGCCTGCCTTCTGATGGAAGGGGCGGGTGGGTTGTACGCGGAAGAAGGGGCGAAGCTCGTTGCCCGGTTGCACGTGCCAGCGTTCATCGAGGAGCTGAAACTAAACATTTCGGAGGGATAAAAAGATGGAGCGTCGAGATTTGGTCATTGCCGGAACCGGGCATGCGTCCGGCGGGCTGTACAACTTGGTGAAATTGTCGGGGAATGGAAAGCTGTATGGCGACATCGATTGCCTCGAGCTGCAAGTGCAAGGAAATGCGGCGGTGGAAGGAAGCGTGAAAGCTAACATGGTCCATATTGCCGGGAAAGGGCATGTGGCAGGCGGGATGGAGTGCGAGTGGATGAAAGTGA is a window of Geobacillus kaustophilus DNA encoding:
- a CDS encoding ISL3 family transposase; this encodes MYSQFIKELIDLPDVLIQKVRKEGDRWIFELSLPEQCPLCPVCLKRTIKMTGKKKQWMHGYAQRIGIFWIELPVERRRCSTCGMTFSTSYPGISPRSVATDAFQQWVAQSCIGTSIQAVARMLKLPYTTVERWFYTHAPSFLSNDIQPKAVCVDEFAFRKGHDYGVAIMDAETGEVYAIEAGKNEEAIRRALAHVSRSVQYVVSDLAPAMKKAIQGGCPEATHVVDYFHVIQLFTDALDRCRKYVDKGSRKHGNVRYVCRLLSTCPEKLTEEERQIVREWCNESDDLKSVYQSLQHFRYVSKSKDEQQAKRRLESWIHRYSFCPCSVVRAIAKALVKRTEEIVSCILSPYSNGKMEGTNNKIKLIKRRGYGYRNIQRFALRVRLETTNIL
- the cas1b gene encoding type I-B CRISPR-associated endonuclease Cas1b, producing MLKDHYIFSNGRLKRKDNTIYFLDENENKRSLPVHQIENLYVFGEVDFNSALLNLLSQHEVHLHIFNYYGFYAGTFCPRNRKVSGFTVVQQSAHYLDKGKRLYIAKMFLESAVHHMLRNIRRHKEKTEVYIHQIEEEAKKLDAASTVQELMGIEGRIRQHYYQSFNDILRQDFTFEKRTKQPPRDPLNALISFGNSLCYTTVLGEIYKTPLDPTVSFLHEPSTRRFSLSLDLAEIFKPLIVDPVIIASINNRIITNKHFDDIDGMVFLNEEGKKKFIIEWENKLATSIQHRKLKRKVSYRHFIRLECYKLIKHFIGDELYKPLKAWW
- the cas2 gene encoding CRISPR-associated endonuclease Cas2, whose product is MFVIITYDVAEKRVNKVCKKLKEYLTWTQNSVFEGEISKSLLMKCMYELEMIIDKEEDSIYLYEIGNPKNIKKRVFGQEKNFDELFL
- a CDS encoding YhbD family protein; amino-acid sequence: MEQELISKKELLELTGISYGQLYRWKRKKLIPEEWFIRKSTFTGQETFFPKEKILARIEKIKELKDELSLDELAGMFAPDPAAVVLTKEEIAKRHIVSDMVLQWLNDELGDRQDVSFAELLSFYIVDRLLRSGEISLEEGKNIWRMFESHYPKLQGKSCELVVLRKMGVTACLLMEGAGGLYAEEGAKLVARLHVPAFIEELKLNISEG